One genomic segment of Paenibacillus sp. FSL H8-0332 includes these proteins:
- the dhaK gene encoding dihydroxyacetone kinase subunit DhaK, which translates to MKKIINDPAGLVREMCSGLVMAHPQLTFDSKYKIISRSTPNLDKVTLISGGGSGHEPAHAGLVGPGMLDAAVCGDVFASPSQIQVYQAIRNHTGPKGALLIIKNYSGDMMNFQNAAYLAAEDGLAVDYVKVDDDIAVEDSLYTVGRRGVAGTILVHKVAGAAAEAGLPLAEVKQAAQHAAAHVRSLGFAFTSCTVPAKGTPTFQLQEDEMEYGVGIHGEPGIRREKLLTADELAERMISALLASLNLEQPDGGEVVVLVNGFGATPLQELYLLNHSVIRSLGERGIIIRQSLVGNYMTSIDMAGASISLMKLDDELRRWLAEPCDTPALRLTGDLEPVQYVSPLPQQEAQAEVSLTAETDPDFAVLRDERLQLENIIYLVDKMSEIIIANEGPFCELDAHAGDGDFGMSVAKGFKQLKREWKELLQHHSTDIGSFLQACSLIIMEHCGGASGPIWGSAFRSAGKYATGRTSLNTLEMAEMLEAAVQGIQATGERSFGRGAVVGDKTLIDALIPCAEAWKSSAQQQVSLKEGFAKAAEAAVEGARRTEAIVARMGRAGTVGERSIGHPDAGAFALGVIFTELSNAVQ; encoded by the coding sequence ATGAAAAAGATAATCAACGACCCGGCGGGTCTCGTCCGTGAGATGTGCAGCGGACTGGTGATGGCTCATCCCCAGCTGACATTCGACAGCAAATACAAAATTATCTCCAGGTCTACGCCCAATCTTGACAAGGTAACGCTGATCAGCGGCGGCGGCAGCGGCCATGAGCCGGCCCATGCCGGGCTGGTCGGACCGGGAATGCTGGATGCCGCAGTCTGCGGGGATGTCTTCGCCTCCCCGTCACAGATTCAGGTCTATCAGGCGATCCGCAACCATACCGGCCCTAAGGGCGCTCTGCTGATCATTAAGAATTACAGCGGCGATATGATGAACTTCCAGAATGCGGCTTATCTGGCGGCCGAGGACGGCCTCGCTGTGGACTATGTGAAGGTTGATGATGATATTGCCGTAGAAGACAGCCTGTATACGGTGGGACGCCGAGGGGTTGCTGGCACGATTCTGGTGCATAAGGTTGCCGGGGCGGCTGCCGAGGCCGGACTGCCGCTGGCAGAGGTGAAGCAGGCCGCGCAGCATGCGGCTGCTCATGTGCGCAGTCTTGGTTTTGCTTTTACCTCATGCACCGTTCCGGCCAAGGGTACGCCTACCTTCCAGCTTCAGGAGGATGAGATGGAGTATGGGGTCGGCATTCATGGTGAACCGGGCATCCGCAGAGAAAAGCTGCTGACCGCCGATGAGCTGGCGGAACGTATGATCTCTGCCCTACTGGCCAGTCTGAACCTGGAGCAGCCGGACGGCGGAGAGGTAGTGGTGCTGGTCAACGGCTTCGGCGCAACGCCTCTGCAGGAGCTGTACCTGCTCAATCACTCCGTGATCCGTAGTCTGGGAGAACGGGGGATCATCATCCGCCAATCTCTTGTAGGCAACTATATGACCAGCATAGATATGGCCGGCGCTTCCATCAGCCTGATGAAGCTAGATGATGAGCTGCGCAGATGGCTTGCTGAGCCTTGTGATACTCCGGCGCTCCGGTTAACGGGCGACCTGGAGCCGGTGCAATACGTCAGCCCTCTTCCGCAGCAGGAGGCTCAGGCTGAGGTGAGCCTGACGGCCGAGACCGATCCGGACTTCGCTGTCCTCCGTGACGAACGGCTGCAGCTGGAGAATATCATCTATCTGGTGGATAAGATGAGCGAGATTATTATCGCGAATGAGGGACCCTTCTGTGAGCTGGATGCCCATGCAGGTGATGGAGATTTCGGGATGAGCGTCGCCAAGGGCTTCAAGCAATTGAAGCGGGAATGGAAGGAGCTGCTTCAGCATCACTCTACGGATATCGGTAGCTTCCTTCAGGCCTGCTCCCTGATCATTATGGAGCATTGCGGCGGAGCCTCCGGTCCGATCTGGGGCTCGGCCTTCCGTTCAGCAGGCAAATATGCCACAGGCCGGACCTCGCTGAATACGCTGGAGATGGCCGAAATGCTGGAAGCAGCGGTTCAGGGCATCCAGGCTACCGGTGAACGCTCCTTCGGACGCGGGGCAGTTGTGGGTGATAAGACGCTGATCGATGCGCTGATTCCTTGTGCCGAAGCCTGGAAGAGCAGTGCGCAGCAGCAGGTGTCCTTGAAGGAGGGCTTCGCCAAGGCGGCCGAAGCGGCTGTTGAGGGGGCCAGACGCACAGAAGCTATCGTCGCGCGGATGGGCCGGGCCGGGACGGTAGGCGAGCGCAGCATCGGCCACCCGGATGCGGGCGCATTTGCCCTGGGGGTTATTTTCACAGAGCTGTCTAACGCTGTTCAGTAA
- a CDS encoding collagen-like protein, which yields MGFIPVPGGGGGFPGIPGFPGGPGLPGGPGTPGIPGLPGIPGGGPGGFPGTPGGAPGGVAAPTAPPPQFVPQAPAVTAYAVDPGGIRGCLFRNTYIWLNNGEQFWFYPVFVGRSSVAGFRWNGFFWGYYGVDLNRVSSFTCF from the coding sequence ATGGGATTTATACCAGTGCCGGGAGGCGGCGGAGGATTTCCGGGGATACCGGGATTTCCGGGTGGACCAGGCTTGCCGGGAGGGCCGGGGACTCCGGGGATACCGGGTTTGCCGGGGATTCCAGGCGGAGGGCCTGGAGGATTTCCGGGGACGCCTGGGGGTGCGCCGGGAGGAGTAGCAGCACCGACTGCACCGCCACCGCAATTCGTACCGCAAGCACCGGCGGTCACAGCTTATGCGGTTGACCCCGGAGGCATCAGAGGATGCCTGTTCCGCAACACCTATATCTGGCTGAATAATGGTGAGCAGTTCTGGTTTTACCCGGTATTCGTGGGCAGAAGTTCGGTCGCAGGCTTCAGATGGAACGGCTTCTTCTGGGGATACTACGGCGTTGATTTGAACCGGGTCAGCTCGTTCACCTGCTTCTAG
- a CDS encoding glycerol dehydrogenase, with translation MRRTFISPAKYTQGEDELLQLGYFVSTFGTSALLIAHPDDVKRVQAKLDATSSQFGITLVKGDFQGECSRQEISRLQELAREHKCACTIGLGGGKAIDTAKCVAEGDALIIVPTIAATDAPTSHSAVIYTSEGAFEDYAYFKASPSVVLIDTTVIAQAPTRFLVSGMGDALSTYFEARATAVSYSNVNAGLPCGVHAGVITEAKGTKAALALARLCYDTLLEDGVLAKLACDQNVVTPALENIIETNILLSGLGFESSGLAAAHAIHNGLTALEGTHHYYHGEKVAFSTIAQLVLENAQQAEIDQVLSFCHSVGLPVCLADIGVASISHEELMEVARKACIPEESIHSMPFPVTAEAVAAALAVADKLGEAFKKSKEQRV, from the coding sequence ATGAGAAGAACCTTTATCAGCCCGGCTAAGTACACACAAGGTGAGGATGAGCTGCTTCAATTGGGATACTTCGTCAGTACTTTCGGCACATCGGCTCTGCTGATTGCGCACCCGGATGATGTGAAGCGTGTGCAAGCGAAGCTCGATGCCACCAGCAGTCAGTTCGGCATTACCCTCGTGAAGGGGGATTTCCAGGGCGAATGCTCCCGGCAGGAGATTTCCAGACTACAGGAGCTGGCCCGCGAGCATAAGTGTGCTTGTACAATCGGTCTTGGCGGCGGCAAGGCAATCGACACGGCCAAATGTGTGGCAGAAGGCGATGCGCTAATTATCGTTCCTACCATTGCAGCTACCGATGCACCCACCAGCCATTCCGCTGTGATTTACACTTCTGAAGGCGCTTTCGAGGATTATGCTTACTTCAAAGCCAGCCCATCGGTTGTGCTGATTGATACGACTGTTATTGCGCAGGCTCCTACCCGCTTCCTGGTGTCCGGGATGGGCGACGCCCTCTCCACCTACTTCGAGGCCAGAGCTACTGCGGTATCCTATTCCAATGTCAATGCGGGGCTACCTTGCGGAGTGCATGCAGGCGTGATTACGGAGGCCAAAGGCACCAAAGCCGCGTTGGCCCTTGCCCGCTTATGCTACGATACACTGCTGGAGGATGGCGTCTTAGCCAAGCTGGCTTGCGATCAGAACGTGGTGACACCGGCGCTGGAGAATATTATTGAAACGAACATCCTGCTGTCGGGGCTCGGGTTCGAGAGCAGCGGTCTGGCTGCCGCACATGCTATCCATAACGGCCTGACGGCGCTTGAAGGCACCCATCATTATTACCATGGCGAAAAGGTAGCCTTCAGCACGATTGCACAGCTCGTTCTGGAGAATGCGCAGCAGGCAGAGATCGATCAGGTGCTGTCCTTCTGCCATTCCGTGGGCCTTCCCGTATGCCTGGCCGATATTGGTGTCGCTTCCATCTCTCATGAGGAGCTGATGGAAGTGGCCCGCAAGGCGTGTATCCCGGAGGAGTCGATTCATTCGATGCCGTTCCCGGTTACCGCTGAAGCGGTTGCCGCTGCCCTTGCTGTTGCTGACAAGCTGGGCGAAGCCTTCAAGAAGAGCAAGGAGCAGCGCGTATGA
- a CDS encoding pyridoxamine 5'-phosphate oxidase family protein, whose product MNSVRYKVRECKDEARIEAFLQQTRIGYLGLVDGDHPYVVPLNYVWMDGKLYFHGAGDGRRNQVMSANSEVCFTVCEEYGTITDPVPAKTDTAYMSVMIFGQAEPITDLDEATQVLQEMMNKYVPGYHNRPLSKQHVDKYRSAVFGGPVQVCRITPRHITAKESPVIADSMYSKNSNSSSE is encoded by the coding sequence ATGAATTCTGTACGGTATAAGGTTAGAGAGTGCAAGGATGAAGCAAGAATTGAGGCTTTTTTGCAGCAGACAAGGATTGGCTATCTCGGGTTGGTTGACGGAGATCACCCCTATGTTGTGCCGCTTAATTATGTGTGGATGGATGGGAAGCTTTATTTTCACGGGGCGGGAGACGGAAGACGCAATCAGGTGATGAGTGCAAATTCAGAGGTGTGCTTCACGGTATGTGAGGAGTATGGAACCATCACCGATCCCGTGCCTGCCAAGACAGATACCGCCTACATGAGCGTGATGATATTCGGACAGGCGGAGCCGATTACGGATCTGGACGAAGCGACGCAGGTCCTTCAAGAGATGATGAACAAATATGTACCCGGCTACCACAACCGGCCCCTGTCCAAGCAGCATGTAGACAAATACAGATCGGCGGTATTCGGCGGACCGGTTCAAGTATGCCGGATTACTCCGCGCCATATTACGGCAAAGGAAAGTCCGGTGATCGCCGATAGTATGTATAGTAAGAATAGTAACTCATCGAGTGAATAG
- a CDS encoding PLP-dependent aminotransferase family protein, translating to MLKVDRKDKKPIWQQLLNQAIHNIRSGIWAPGELLLPSRELARQLGVSRSTIQTVYEELLSRGYTVTSRRGGTRVNHWNQVTEPVKAILSKGPVPPSLPLLSSAVNQLHDWFGGQQQETEIDFTPHEPYVDRVFQNNWRQSLLHASAAMNLSDWSYGNPYGLLELRQQIQRYLWLERGIRVDTRQILLTSGAQHSLDLIAQSLLTEGDTVSVEDPGFPAAWMAMNYRRMRVVPVPVDEQGLKVDEIHPESRVVFVTPSHQCAVGCVMSEPRRQQLLHKAVQEQLWIIEDDYDSEFRYRGDPLPTLYSQAANNTLYLMSFSKMIAPGIRISAIVGPDRAIAQLARVQELTYRHLPVMDQLTLTHFIQKGHFMRHMRRVRNVYRRRHEAITKAITASGLGERFTLSGAETGLHVFLEAEPAYDEEAVTRLALGQGIRIYPLAPYCLESRRKGWVLGFAKVDETLIEQGIHRLAGLIL from the coding sequence ATGTTGAAGGTAGACCGCAAGGACAAGAAGCCGATCTGGCAGCAACTGCTGAATCAGGCTATCCATAATATTAGAAGCGGCATCTGGGCGCCCGGCGAGCTGCTGCTCCCTTCCCGTGAACTGGCCCGCCAGCTAGGGGTATCCCGCTCAACGATCCAGACCGTCTATGAGGAACTGTTAAGCAGAGGGTATACCGTGACCTCACGGCGGGGCGGAACACGGGTTAACCACTGGAATCAAGTAACAGAGCCTGTGAAGGCAATCCTGTCAAAAGGGCCCGTCCCTCCCTCGCTCCCCCTGTTAAGCTCAGCAGTCAATCAGCTGCATGACTGGTTCGGAGGCCAGCAGCAGGAGACTGAGATCGATTTCACTCCACATGAGCCTTATGTGGACAGAGTTTTTCAGAATAACTGGCGGCAATCGCTGCTCCATGCCTCCGCAGCCATGAACTTATCGGATTGGTCCTACGGGAATCCCTATGGCCTCCTGGAGTTACGGCAGCAGATTCAGCGCTATTTATGGCTTGAACGGGGTATCCGCGTCGATACCCGTCAGATTCTCCTGACCTCAGGAGCCCAGCACAGTCTTGACCTGATTGCCCAGTCGCTTCTGACCGAAGGCGATACGGTATCCGTGGAAGATCCCGGCTTCCCTGCGGCGTGGATGGCGATGAACTACCGGCGGATGCGTGTAGTCCCGGTCCCCGTTGACGAGCAGGGTCTTAAGGTTGACGAGATCCACCCGGAGTCCAGAGTCGTCTTCGTCACCCCCTCCCACCAGTGTGCCGTAGGCTGTGTAATGTCAGAGCCGCGCAGGCAGCAACTGCTGCATAAGGCTGTGCAGGAGCAGCTCTGGATCATAGAGGACGATTATGACAGTGAATTCCGCTATCGCGGCGATCCGCTCCCCACCCTCTATAGCCAAGCGGCGAATAACACCCTATATCTGATGAGCTTCTCCAAAATGATTGCCCCCGGCATCCGCATATCGGCAATTGTCGGCCCGGACCGGGCCATCGCCCAGCTGGCCCGCGTACAGGAGCTGACGTACCGCCACCTTCCGGTCATGGATCAGCTCACCTTGACCCACTTCATCCAGAAAGGGCATTTCATGCGCCATATGAGAAGAGTCCGCAATGTGTACCGCCGGAGGCATGAGGCCATCACCAAGGCTATCACCGCCAGCGGTCTAGGGGAGAGGTTCACCTTGAGCGGCGCAGAGACGGGCCTGCATGTATTCCTTGAAGCGGAGCCGGCCTATGACGAGGAAGCCGTGACCCGGTTAGCCCTGGGGCAGGGAATACGGATATACCCTCTTGCACCCTACTGCCTGGAGAGCCGGAGAAAAGGCTGGGTGCTCGGATTCGCCAAGGTAGACGAGACCCTGATTGAGCAGGGAATCCACCGGCTGGCCGGGCTGATTTTATAG
- a CDS encoding phosphotransferase, with translation MYNKPTAMRSVLDPKYLEYCLSPLYDIGDWRDCLFWLRGLNDTYRIRTGTGTYILRIYRQSIAESDVVYELSLLTQLEHQLSAVNTKVSVPLPQKNSSLYTVIDAPEGPRVAVIYSYLTGTENVLHDEESCASFGKSAAELHAAMDKVSLDLPRPDLDTRALISQPLDRIVDYLGEGHRSAAYLRKFAGALTERINAASPGLDWGICHGDLHGNNNAFQEGDTFTHYDFEWAAQGWRAYDLAQVRHRKRLPQEKKEPLWQALMSGYRSVRELSEQDESAIDLFMIARRLWVMGLDVEFISDSGALDYTEDWLEEFISEFRSYDIV, from the coding sequence ATGTATAATAAACCGACGGCCATGCGTTCCGTTCTAGATCCAAAGTATTTGGAATATTGCCTTAGTCCTCTGTACGACATTGGAGATTGGCGAGATTGCCTGTTCTGGTTACGCGGCTTAAACGATACTTACAGAATCCGTACCGGCACAGGCACTTATATTCTTCGGATCTACCGCCAATCGATAGCTGAAAGTGATGTTGTCTATGAATTGTCCCTCCTGACACAGCTGGAGCACCAACTGAGCGCAGTAAATACAAAGGTTTCCGTTCCACTCCCTCAAAAGAACAGCAGCTTATATACGGTCATCGATGCGCCGGAGGGCCCTAGAGTTGCCGTGATTTACAGTTATCTGACAGGCACTGAGAACGTGCTGCATGATGAAGAATCATGTGCCTCCTTCGGCAAATCTGCTGCTGAATTGCATGCTGCCATGGACAAGGTCTCCTTAGATTTGCCTAGACCGGATCTGGATACCCGTGCTCTGATCTCCCAGCCGCTGGACCGTATTGTAGATTATCTCGGTGAGGGACACCGCTCAGCTGCGTACCTGCGCAAGTTCGCCGGTGCATTAACGGAGCGGATCAACGCTGCTAGTCCGGGCCTGGACTGGGGCATTTGCCACGGAGATTTGCACGGGAATAACAATGCCTTCCAGGAGGGCGATACGTTTACGCATTATGATTTTGAATGGGCGGCACAAGGTTGGCGAGCTTACGATTTGGCCCAGGTCCGGCACAGAAAACGTCTGCCGCAGGAGAAGAAGGAACCGCTGTGGCAGGCGTTAATGTCGGGCTACCGCTCGGTCAGAGAGTTGTCCGAACAAGATGAGTCTGCAATTGATCTGTTTATGATTGCCCGCCGCTTGTGGGTGATGGGACTTGATGTCGAGTTCATCAGTGACAGCGGTGCGCTGGATTATACGGAAGACTGGCTGGAGGAGTTCATTAGTGAGTTCCGCTCTTACGATATAGTCTGA
- a CDS encoding NAD(P)-dependent oxidoreductase, which yields MRLRDKVVLVTGVSGTAGDKIAKKCLSEGAEVKGLIRNTDQIALCEELGITPVIGDLTDRAVISEALRGVNIIIHAAAYLGEDRAVAEASNIQGVQSLVDGAISAGVERFVHLSTVSVYGHFDGEVQLDEASSLAFGHGEVYISTKCESERIVQAAMANGLTSVILRPGVICSEFNSHWGDRLIAKLADSGEVDWIHPEDLTPWVHADNLAEMCVLAATQPAAGNQCYNAIDGNYPEKDFTMRIGLALNKKFVIPGGDPIRTAYSCDKLKKELGYSPVKTFEETVVRLEQQARGELNV from the coding sequence ATGAGACTTCGTGATAAGGTCGTTCTGGTGACAGGCGTTTCGGGCACAGCAGGAGATAAAATTGCAAAAAAATGCCTCAGCGAGGGAGCGGAGGTCAAAGGGCTTATCCGAAATACGGACCAGATCGCGCTATGTGAAGAGCTCGGCATTACACCCGTCATTGGAGACCTGACAGATAGAGCTGTCATCTCGGAAGCGCTCAGGGGTGTGAATATTATCATTCACGCTGCGGCGTATCTGGGGGAGGATCGGGCGGTTGCCGAGGCGTCCAATATTCAGGGGGTGCAGAGTCTGGTTGACGGGGCTATATCCGCGGGAGTGGAGCGCTTCGTGCATCTTTCGACGGTGTCCGTCTATGGTCATTTTGATGGAGAGGTGCAGCTGGATGAGGCAAGCAGCCTTGCCTTCGGCCACGGGGAGGTATACATTTCAACCAAATGTGAATCGGAACGGATCGTACAAGCTGCAATGGCTAACGGTTTGACAAGTGTGATCCTGCGTCCTGGAGTAATCTGCTCCGAATTCAACTCGCACTGGGGCGACAGACTGATCGCTAAGCTTGCCGATTCCGGGGAAGTGGACTGGATTCATCCGGAGGACTTAACGCCCTGGGTGCATGCGGACAACCTTGCTGAGATGTGTGTACTTGCAGCGACGCAGCCTGCGGCCGGGAACCAGTGCTATAACGCAATTGACGGAAATTATCCGGAAAAAGATTTTACGATGCGTATCGGCCTTGCCCTGAACAAGAAGTTCGTTATACCAGGTGGAGACCCAATAAGAACGGCGTATAGTTGCGACAAATTAAAAAAAGAGCTGGGCTACAGCCCGGTCAAAACGTTCGAGGAGACCGTTGTCCGGCTGGAGCAGCAAGCTAGGGGGGAGCTAAATGTATAA
- a CDS encoding MFS transporter: MNNRLTIYILALAVFLIGTIEYIITGVIEMMASDLGVSTSQVGLMVTVFALSAAIIAPVLIALTLNMDRKKLLLTALVVFIASNGLMLLNLPYEAMLGVRVIQGASGGIATVVAMAVATRLVEKERRGNAIGIILMGLSSSLVLGVPAGTFFSEYFGWRALFIIVGGLSLVPLFIISAKVPAIKEKEAVTLRMQLSVLKDSRIVTALAITLLYVGGYATLFTYITPYLQAASSLSVTEISGVLFLAGVCSFMGSKLGGQLADSKGSKFTIITGLLLQAATLLLFALAGVHVIVLLLVLMIFMLGTWSISPAQQLLLVTLVPRNPDMALSVNTSFIQFGFALGSGLGGYVISRTSVLHLNWAGLAAVAVALILAIRLFKTHKA, from the coding sequence TTGAATAACCGATTGACGATATATATTCTGGCACTTGCCGTTTTTCTGATCGGGACGATTGAATATATTATTACCGGTGTGATTGAGATGATGGCCTCAGATCTTGGCGTATCCACCTCCCAAGTGGGGCTGATGGTGACTGTATTCGCGCTGTCCGCAGCAATTATTGCACCGGTTCTCATTGCGCTGACCCTCAATATGGACCGCAAAAAGCTGCTGCTGACCGCCCTCGTCGTGTTCATTGCCAGCAACGGGCTGATGCTGCTGAACCTGCCTTATGAAGCTATGTTAGGGGTACGGGTTATCCAAGGGGCAAGCGGGGGTATAGCTACCGTAGTCGCCATGGCCGTAGCTACACGGCTCGTGGAGAAGGAGCGCAGAGGCAATGCGATTGGCATTATTCTGATGGGACTGAGCAGCTCGCTGGTTCTGGGCGTTCCGGCCGGCACTTTTTTCAGCGAGTACTTTGGGTGGAGGGCTCTGTTCATCATCGTCGGGGGGCTGAGCCTTGTTCCGCTGTTCATCATCTCTGCCAAGGTCCCTGCCATCAAAGAAAAAGAAGCCGTCACCCTCAGGATGCAGCTGTCTGTGCTGAAGGATTCCAGAATTGTTACTGCTCTGGCGATCACCTTACTATATGTAGGGGGTTACGCTACACTCTTCACTTATATTACCCCTTACCTGCAGGCCGCATCCTCACTGTCTGTGACCGAAATCAGCGGGGTGCTCTTCCTGGCGGGAGTCTGCAGCTTCATGGGCTCCAAGTTAGGCGGGCAATTGGCTGATTCCAAAGGATCGAAGTTCACCATAATTACGGGACTTCTGTTACAGGCAGCCACGCTCCTCCTGTTCGCGTTGGCAGGCGTTCATGTGATCGTCCTCCTCCTGGTCCTGATGATCTTCATGCTGGGGACCTGGAGCATCTCCCCCGCGCAGCAGCTCCTGCTGGTCACCCTGGTTCCCCGGAACCCGGATATGGCCCTGAGCGTAAATACCTCCTTCATCCAGTTCGGATTCGCGCTGGGATCGGGCTTAGGCGGCTATGTGATCAGCCGTACCTCTGTGCTCCACCTGAACTGGGCGGGTCTCGCGGCTGTAGCGGTGGCTCTCATTCTGGCCATCCGGCTGTTCAAGACTCATAAGGCTTGA
- a CDS encoding LysR family transcriptional regulator — protein MELRQLKTFYTLASTLNFARAAEAQNYVPSTVTMQMKALEEELGVKLVDRLGKNVTLTDTGKTFLRYADNILCMVEEAQHALKQPGELTGTIVISADETLCTYRLPAVLHRFRQLNPGVRLIFLPLVSPSLRQSLRDGDVDVIFMLDEMKGESGFCGEKIREERFCLLAAPDHPLASRPALAIQDFHGETFLLTEQGCSYRSFFERSLSQKGMAGITELEFHSAEAIKQCAKLGMGIAILPEMAVSEELKRGELISLPWDLSAVSFATQMFWHEEKWLSPAIEAFIHLARDLESSP, from the coding sequence ATGGAATTGCGCCAACTTAAAACCTTTTATACGCTGGCTTCCACGCTTAATTTCGCCCGCGCCGCCGAAGCGCAGAACTATGTTCCCTCAACGGTTACGATGCAAATGAAGGCCCTGGAGGAAGAATTAGGAGTGAAGCTGGTGGACCGGCTCGGCAAAAATGTGACGTTAACCGATACCGGAAAAACGTTTCTGCGTTATGCGGATAACATCCTGTGTATGGTGGAGGAGGCGCAGCATGCCCTTAAGCAGCCCGGCGAGCTGACAGGCACCATCGTAATCAGCGCAGATGAGACGTTATGCACCTACCGGCTTCCCGCCGTGCTGCACCGGTTCCGCCAGCTCAACCCCGGAGTCCGCTTGATCTTCCTGCCGCTCGTGAGTCCCAGCCTCAGACAGAGTCTGCGGGACGGGGATGTCGATGTTATCTTCATGCTGGATGAGATGAAGGGCGAGAGCGGATTTTGCGGAGAAAAAATAAGGGAGGAACGCTTCTGCCTTCTGGCCGCTCCCGATCATCCGCTGGCGTCGCGTCCGGCGCTGGCTATCCAGGACTTCCACGGTGAAACGTTCTTACTGACGGAGCAAGGGTGCTCCTACCGCAGCTTCTTCGAGCGCAGCCTGTCCCAGAAGGGGATGGCGGGCATTACGGAACTGGAGTTTCACAGCGCAGAGGCCATCAAACAATGTGCGAAGCTGGGCATGGGCATCGCCATCCTGCCTGAAATGGCCGTAAGCGAAGAATTGAAGCGGGGGGAGCTGATCTCCCTGCCGTGGGATTTGAGCGCAGTATCTTTTGCAACTCAAATGTTCTGGCATGAGGAGAAGTGGCTCTCCCCGGCAATTGAGGCTTTTATCCATCTGGCCCGGGATCTCGAATCCTCCCCTTGA
- the mqo gene encoding malate dehydrogenase (quinone), which translates to MSNQQTNTDVILIGAGIMSGTLGAMLKELAPEWTITVLERRAGAGEESSGEWNNAGTGHSSLCELNYTTEQPDGSIDISKAIKVNEEFQFSKQFWSYLVSQKRIHNPQDFIVPVPHMSFVEGQKDVAFLQKRFEALSNSPLFQGMEFSDDPRRLMEWIPLMMKNRKLDQPIAATKIDSGTDVNFGALTRILFNHLQSSNTDIRYNHQVDDLKRAKDGSWELKVKNLTSGVTERHNAKFVFIGGGGGSLHLLQKSGIPEGKKIGGFPVSGLFMVCKKPEIVAQHHAKVYGKAAVGAPPMSVPHLDTRVIDKQESLFFGPFAGFSPKFLKYGSMFDLITSVKPDNLVTMLAAGAKNLSLTKYLIGQVMLSKEQRMEALREFIPDASSEDWELVVAGQRVQIIKDTAAGKGMLQFGTEVISSADGSIAALLGASPGASTAVSVMLEVIAKCFPQQIKAWEPKIKQMIPAYGLSLSANPKLLNDIHASAAQTLGLTNGTDGHEPPVAVNHL; encoded by the coding sequence ATGAGTAATCAACAAACCAATACAGATGTTATTCTTATAGGTGCTGGAATCATGAGTGGAACACTGGGTGCAATGCTTAAGGAATTAGCACCGGAATGGACGATAACCGTATTAGAGCGGCGTGCAGGTGCCGGGGAGGAAAGCTCGGGTGAATGGAATAATGCGGGTACGGGGCATTCTTCACTCTGCGAGCTTAACTATACTACAGAGCAGCCGGACGGATCGATCGACATCAGCAAGGCGATTAAGGTGAACGAGGAATTTCAGTTCTCCAAGCAATTCTGGTCCTATCTGGTGAGCCAGAAACGAATACACAATCCGCAGGATTTCATTGTACCTGTGCCACATATGAGCTTTGTGGAAGGTCAGAAGGACGTAGCGTTTTTACAAAAACGATTTGAAGCGCTTTCAAATAGCCCGCTGTTTCAAGGCATGGAATTCTCCGATGATCCAAGGCGGCTGATGGAATGGATTCCGCTGATGATGAAGAACCGGAAGCTGGACCAGCCGATAGCGGCCACCAAAATCGATTCGGGAACGGATGTGAATTTCGGCGCACTGACCCGTATACTGTTCAACCACTTACAGAGCAGTAACACCGATATTAGGTATAATCATCAGGTGGATGACCTGAAGCGCGCGAAGGACGGCTCCTGGGAGCTGAAGGTGAAGAATCTCACCAGCGGCGTAACAGAGCGTCATAACGCCAAGTTCGTCTTCATCGGCGGCGGGGGAGGAAGTCTGCATCTGCTGCAGAAATCCGGCATCCCGGAAGGTAAGAAGATTGGCGGATTCCCGGTAAGCGGACTGTTCATGGTCTGCAAGAAGCCGGAGATTGTAGCCCAGCATCATGCCAAGGTGTATGGTAAGGCTGCGGTGGGTGCGCCTCCGATGTCTGTTCCGCATCTGGATACCCGGGTGATCGATAAGCAGGAATCCCTGTTCTTCGGGCCGTTTGCCGGCTTCTCGCCCAAGTTCCTGAAATATGGCTCCATGTTCGATCTCATTACCTCGGTCAAGCCGGATAATCTGGTTACGATGCTTGCAGCTGGAGCGAAGAACCTGTCATTGACCAAGTATCTGATCGGGCAGGTCATGCTGTCCAAAGAACAGCGCATGGAAGCGCTGCGGGAGTTCATCCCGGATGCCAGCAGCGAGGATTGGGAGCTGGTGGTGGCGGGCCAGCGGGTGCAGATTATTAAGGATACAGCAGCCGGCAAAGGCATGCTTCAATTCGGAACGGAAGTGATCAGCAGCGCTGACGGCTCCATCGCCGCATTGCTGGGAGCCTCTCCAGGGGCTTCAACGGCCGTATCTGTCATGCTGGAGGTAATCGCCAAGTGCTTCCCGCAGCAGATCAAGGCCTGGGAGCCGAAGATTAAGCAGATGATTCCTGCCTACGGCCTGTCCCTGTCCGCTAACCCGAAGCTATTGAACGACATTCATGCTTCCGCAGCGCAAACGCTGGGCCTGACGAATGGAACCGATGGGCATGAGCCGCCAGTCGCGGTCAATCATCTATAG